In Treponema denticola, one genomic interval encodes:
- a CDS encoding tetratricopeptide repeat protein, whose amino-acid sequence MFTVFLEIIYERQLRKIDFNRVINFIDLIKKEALLNGSSFFQVQTGLCFYFKKESAAYAFSVARFLFNLNKILIKHKNEISEVRCITDYYEEESIEFLADSLASYKKSLIPEFGIFAKKEASAKLSKYIDFEAIDTSIFMCTKFKFFENVNVSANGNASKKTIILHRNDSYFWALYNFILANPLSDKSLEKMSNEDKDALMATKNIYVYLKKYRFLKDMPQYFIDAFLINSGIYLENYIKYQNNNNPIEVLIDNIKDKKNSDEVEKIYALNKSISIRSLDSVLPSIYHIPDDLLELIYIILSSSKYFFYDEINEFLLSLNKSMEFFNDIYSWMYSEGIILMENNIYSVPYGLLEIIERRIAANKNTIDRYIAEFLWKKYKYGVLDANSETEKIFDCLNFKRKPDFLIASLLHSCSDDIIEGLDLKKYKNEAFYDGLKYYQNAIHANIDDSVSKSYALLKTAIVFFQENKFDAGEFRAFSLLAFFNLAENKISDALTYFSYALDNAEHAHDTSFICDSLFNISVVYFLQNNLKQSITFLDKLSKAIDEYFEQKWKIPYLFMKGRVYLRTGEFDQAVESFKTASEFARIYFEKLEPLCNVWYGRALLHNGQIKNSQDVFIKYLDSTDDAALFLLESFLFYPILKDDFEKMNIDMQSLYDEYVNSSHSDFESLKSGFSFVEDLIWYKIYNMPIGKKIFNAFYSYYCCKMNFSKMYDSEKCKIFLSELETSAIESLYQNDPFSSLYLYLCYDLSVLIYGETASQTIAYLSKAFKAMQKNVLAIGENDIRDKYMQHNLWNSRLFKVAKNQKLI is encoded by the coding sequence ATGTTTACTGTTTTTTTAGAAATAATATATGAAAGGCAATTGCGTAAGATTGATTTCAATAGAGTTATAAATTTCATAGATTTGATAAAAAAAGAAGCTTTATTAAATGGTTCTTCTTTTTTTCAAGTTCAAACCGGTTTATGTTTTTACTTTAAAAAAGAATCTGCAGCCTATGCGTTTTCAGTTGCGCGTTTTTTATTTAATTTAAATAAGATTTTGATTAAGCATAAAAATGAAATTTCTGAGGTTCGATGTATAACCGATTATTATGAAGAAGAATCTATTGAATTCTTGGCTGATTCATTAGCTTCCTATAAAAAATCTTTAATCCCTGAGTTCGGAATATTTGCTAAAAAAGAAGCTTCGGCTAAGCTTTCAAAATATATTGACTTTGAAGCTATAGATACTTCTATTTTTATGTGTACTAAGTTTAAATTTTTTGAAAATGTAAATGTCAGTGCTAACGGAAATGCGAGTAAAAAAACAATTATACTGCATAGAAATGATAGCTATTTTTGGGCTCTATATAATTTTATTTTAGCTAATCCTCTATCGGATAAATCCCTTGAAAAAATGTCAAATGAAGATAAAGATGCTTTAATGGCGACAAAAAACATATATGTTTATTTAAAAAAATATAGATTTTTAAAAGATATGCCTCAATATTTCATAGATGCTTTTTTAATAAATTCAGGTATTTATTTAGAAAATTATATTAAGTATCAAAATAACAATAATCCTATAGAGGTTTTAATTGATAATATTAAAGATAAAAAAAATTCGGATGAAGTTGAAAAAATATATGCTCTTAATAAATCTATAAGCATCCGTTCTTTGGATAGCGTTTTGCCTTCTATATATCATATCCCCGATGATCTATTGGAGCTTATATATATTATCTTATCTTCAAGTAAATATTTTTTTTATGATGAGATAAATGAGTTTTTGCTTTCACTTAATAAAAGCATGGAATTTTTTAATGATATTTACTCATGGATGTATTCTGAGGGTATTATTTTAATGGAAAATAATATTTATTCGGTTCCATACGGTTTGCTTGAAATAATTGAAAGACGGATTGCTGCTAATAAAAATACTATTGATAGATATATAGCGGAATTTTTATGGAAAAAATATAAATACGGTGTTCTAGATGCAAATTCTGAAACTGAAAAAATATTTGATTGTTTGAATTTTAAACGTAAACCTGATTTTCTGATTGCTTCACTCTTACACAGTTGCTCGGATGATATTATTGAAGGTTTGGATTTAAAAAAATATAAAAATGAAGCTTTTTATGATGGTCTAAAGTATTATCAAAATGCAATTCATGCAAATATTGATGACAGCGTTTCAAAGTCTTATGCTCTTTTAAAAACTGCTATAGTTTTTTTTCAGGAAAATAAATTTGATGCAGGGGAGTTTAGGGCTTTTTCTTTGCTTGCGTTTTTTAATTTAGCTGAAAATAAAATTTCTGATGCATTGACATATTTTTCTTATGCTCTTGATAATGCGGAGCATGCTCATGATACATCTTTTATTTGTGATTCATTATTTAATATAAGTGTAGTATATTTTTTACAAAATAACCTAAAGCAAAGTATTACATTCTTAGATAAATTGTCCAAAGCTATTGATGAATATTTTGAACAAAAATGGAAAATCCCTTATTTATTTATGAAGGGGCGTGTATATTTGAGAACAGGAGAATTTGATCAAGCAGTAGAAAGTTTTAAGACTGCCTCTGAGTTTGCAAGAATTTATTTTGAAAAACTGGAACCTCTATGTAATGTATGGTATGGAAGAGCTTTGCTGCATAATGGTCAAATCAAGAATTCTCAGGATGTTTTTATAAAATATCTTGATAGTACCGATGATGCTGCATTATTTTTACTTGAATCTTTTTTATTTTATCCTATCTTAAAAGATGATTTTGAAAAAATGAATATCGATATGCAGTCTCTTTATGATGAGTATGTAAATTCTTCTCATAGTGACTTTGAATCCTTAAAGTCCGGTTTCAGTTTTGTAGAGGACTTAATCTGGTATAAAATATATAATATGCCTATCGGTAAAAAGATATTTAATGCTTTTTATAGCTACTATTGTTGTAAAATGAATTTTTCAAAAATGTATGATTCTGAAAAATGTAAGATATTTTTATCTGAATTAGAAACATCTGCTATAGAATCTTTATATCAAAATGATCCCTTTTCTTCTCTTTATTTATATTTATGTTATGATTTATCGGTTCTTATTTATGGCGAAACCGCTTCTCAAACTATAGCTTATTTGAGTAAGGCTTTTAAAGCTATGCAAAAAAATGTCTTGGCCATAGGTGAAAACGATATACGGGATAAATACATGCAGCATAATTTATGGAATTCCAGACTTTTTAAAGTTGCTAAAAATCAAAAGCTTATTTAA
- a CDS encoding glycoside hydrolase family 3 N-terminal domain-containing protein translates to MKNVFLPLFSFFYILINCFAEENIVKSTISAMSPEEKAAQVLMMGIEGKKIFPSYLGDYFGPYAPGAFILFGYNFSDTPQASAAYIKSVKQSIQKLSKAEKFIPPFFASDFEGGRVYRIRKIASYLPAPKYVAENLSEDDALALYTHTAEQIALLGIHLNLAPIVEKGKTMGIGFLGDRLFSHDKDIILKYSKIFIEGMKNGGIISAVKHFPGNVNTDPHLSKSVIDVDEETFYKEFVDLFKEIIYDSDGVVLISHVEVPFIEKTPFCFSKKGIENILRDKLKFRGLIITDDMAMKALKEGGRSTSDNVISAISAGCDMVMCSEPRFRELITIISNKMKTDNSFEKRIDEAVFNILKMKMKMGIIDESCMPIEKNKFNEKKFYSAKEAAEKILKKNTN, encoded by the coding sequence ATGAAAAATGTTTTTTTACCGCTTTTTAGTTTTTTTTATATTTTAATAAACTGTTTTGCTGAAGAAAATATTGTTAAGTCAACTATTTCAGCAATGAGCCCTGAAGAAAAAGCTGCTCAAGTTTTAATGATGGGAATTGAAGGGAAAAAGATTTTCCCTTCATATTTAGGCGATTATTTCGGTCCTTATGCTCCCGGTGCTTTTATTTTATTCGGCTATAATTTTTCCGACACACCTCAAGCTTCTGCCGCTTATATAAAGTCGGTAAAGCAGTCTATTCAAAAATTATCTAAAGCGGAAAAATTTATACCCCCTTTTTTTGCTTCTGATTTTGAAGGCGGCCGTGTATATCGAATAAGAAAAATAGCTTCATATCTTCCGGCACCGAAATATGTTGCGGAAAATTTATCGGAAGATGATGCTTTAGCTCTATATACTCATACTGCCGAACAAATTGCTTTACTGGGTATTCATTTAAATCTTGCGCCGATTGTCGAAAAAGGAAAAACTATGGGGATAGGCTTTTTGGGCGATCGTTTATTTTCGCATGATAAAGATATTATTTTAAAATATTCAAAAATATTTATTGAAGGAATGAAAAACGGAGGTATTATTTCTGCTGTTAAGCATTTCCCCGGAAATGTAAATACGGATCCTCATCTTTCAAAAAGTGTAATTGATGTTGACGAAGAGACATTTTATAAAGAGTTTGTAGACCTCTTTAAAGAAATTATTTATGATTCTGATGGAGTTGTATTAATTTCACATGTAGAGGTCCCCTTTATAGAGAAAACGCCTTTTTGTTTTTCGAAAAAAGGAATAGAAAATATTTTGCGTGATAAGCTAAAGTTTAGAGGGCTGATTATTACGGATGATATGGCAATGAAAGCTCTAAAAGAAGGCGGGCGTTCTACTTCCGATAATGTAATTTCGGCTATCTCTGCCGGTTGTGATATGGTAATGTGTTCTGAACCTAGATTCAGGGAACTTATAACAATAATTTCAAATAAAATGAAAACGGATAATTCTTTTGAGAAAAGAATTGATGAAGCTGTTTTTAATATTTTAAAAATGAAAATGAAGATGGGCATTATTGACGAGTCATGTATGCCCATAGAGAAAAATAAATTTAATGAAAAAAAATTTTATAGTGCAAAAGAAGCGGCAGAAAAAATATTGAAAAAAAATACTAATTAG
- a CDS encoding metal-dependent transcriptional regulator: MQISQITTENYLKSIVKFLSTSDKNIITNGELAKLLHVTPGTVTSMAKKLEKEGYIEYQNRIGCSLTQKGKKYGLNILRRHRLIETFLFKTLKMDWQDIHNEAENLEHAASDILIDKIDEYLENPKRCPHGSMIPKKNQIDYSCTDLELYKAKAGVEYTVTRLTGSESQFQYYKKLNLKLNSKIKIENKNEDTGLAEIAIDGKKTSCSTMILKNIFIEKHSN, from the coding sequence GTGCAAATATCACAAATAACAACAGAAAACTATCTAAAATCCATTGTGAAATTCTTATCGACAAGCGATAAAAATATAATTACAAATGGAGAGCTTGCAAAACTATTACATGTTACGCCCGGTACGGTAACCTCTATGGCAAAAAAACTTGAAAAAGAAGGATACATAGAATATCAAAATCGGATAGGATGCAGCCTGACCCAAAAAGGTAAAAAATACGGACTTAATATTTTAAGACGGCATAGGTTAATTGAAACTTTTTTATTTAAAACATTAAAGATGGATTGGCAAGATATTCATAATGAGGCAGAAAATTTAGAACATGCCGCTTCGGATATTTTAATAGACAAAATAGATGAGTATTTGGAAAACCCTAAAAGATGTCCGCATGGATCAATGATCCCTAAGAAAAATCAAATAGATTATTCATGTACCGATCTTGAACTTTATAAAGCAAAAGCCGGAGTAGAATACACTGTAACGAGATTAACGGGTTCAGAAAGTCAATTTCAATACTATAAAAAATTAAATTTAAAATTAAATTCTAAAATAAAAATAGAAAATAAAAATGAAGATACCGGTCTAGCAGAAATTGCCATTGACGGAAAAAAAACATCATGTTCTACTATGATTTTGAAAAATATATTTATAGAAAAACATTCTAATTAG
- a CDS encoding metal ABC transporter permease, whose protein sequence is MNMEIILIAIIVSASCAICGTFLVLRKMSLMGDAISHSILVGIVLGFFISKSLSSSIPLIGAVIAGMISVIFTEVLQKTKLIKNDTAIGLVFPFLFSLGVILVSVYAGNVHLDTDSVLLGELAFAPFDRVNIFNFSLPKSLVQMSGILLVNLIFVILFFKELKLTTFDPSLAKTLGFTPAIMHYSLMFAVSLTCVGAFDSVGAVLVTALMITPAAAALLLTNSLFFMIIISVLIAAASSVSGFYLAIKIDGSISGSMAAMSGLFFAVVYLFSPKDGFIKRKIEQRNLKKDFAIKMLIVHLSHHQGKENMSLECREEHLCEHINWTQKKAHNTVQSAERLGYIKKEEGLLILSQLGMEEAAKSITNT, encoded by the coding sequence ATGAATATGGAAATAATACTGATTGCAATTATAGTATCCGCTTCATGTGCTATCTGCGGGACATTTTTGGTTTTGCGTAAAATGTCTTTGATGGGCGATGCTATAAGCCATTCAATTTTAGTAGGAATAGTATTAGGCTTTTTTATAAGCAAAAGTTTATCTTCAAGCATACCTTTAATAGGAGCCGTTATAGCGGGAATGATCTCGGTTATATTTACCGAGGTATTACAAAAAACAAAACTTATAAAAAATGATACAGCCATAGGATTGGTTTTTCCGTTTCTATTCAGCCTTGGCGTTATCTTGGTTTCAGTATATGCAGGAAATGTGCATTTAGACACGGATTCGGTTTTATTGGGAGAATTAGCCTTCGCACCCTTTGATAGAGTAAATATTTTTAATTTTTCTCTTCCAAAAAGTTTAGTTCAAATGAGCGGAATACTACTCGTCAACTTAATTTTTGTAATACTCTTTTTTAAAGAATTAAAGTTAACGACCTTTGATCCGAGTCTGGCAAAAACTTTAGGTTTTACGCCTGCAATCATGCACTATAGCTTAATGTTTGCAGTAAGCCTTACCTGTGTAGGGGCATTCGATTCCGTAGGAGCTGTTTTAGTTACGGCCCTTATGATTACACCTGCAGCTGCAGCGCTCTTATTGACAAACAGCCTCTTTTTTATGATAATTATTTCGGTTTTAATCGCTGCAGCATCATCCGTGAGCGGATTCTATCTTGCAATAAAAATAGACGGAAGTATTTCAGGCTCAATGGCAGCTATGAGCGGTTTATTTTTTGCCGTAGTTTATTTATTTTCGCCCAAGGACGGTTTTATAAAACGCAAAATTGAACAAAGGAACTTAAAAAAAGATTTTGCAATAAAAATGCTGATTGTTCATTTATCACATCATCAAGGAAAAGAAAACATGTCCCTTGAATGTAGAGAAGAACATTTATGTGAACATATTAACTGGACACAAAAAAAAGCGCACAATACTGTTCAGTCGGCAGAACGCTTGGGTTATATAAAAAAAGAAGAAGGCCTTCTTATATTATCTCAACTGGGAATGGAAGAGGCTGCAAAATCAATTACAAATACATAA
- the troC gene encoding transition metal ABC transporter permease subunit TroC, whose protein sequence is MNGIINFFADYTLRNVFLGTMLLGIGSGMVGSFAVLRKQSLLGDAVAHAALPGVVIAFLITGSKLSLPLLAGAGLTGLIGTLFINLIVNTSKIDTDAAQGIVLGVFLGLGFLLLTYVQKLPGAGKSGLDKFIFGQAATITQQDVISIFIVETIILIFIILFWKELKISTFDPVFSKSIGFSPKVIELILTFLVVITIVIGIQSVGVILMSALLMAPAAAARQWTDRLSIMCLLSAFFGAASGMGGAVISSQVSKMPTGPVIVCFLTGFTLISILFSPHRGIIQSKIKKFYTKRNKYKKEIVL, encoded by the coding sequence ATGAACGGAATAATAAATTTTTTTGCCGACTATACTTTAAGAAATGTTTTTTTGGGAACTATGCTTTTAGGAATCGGGTCAGGTATGGTAGGAAGCTTTGCTGTTTTACGCAAACAAAGTTTACTTGGAGATGCGGTCGCACACGCAGCTCTCCCCGGAGTTGTAATAGCTTTTTTGATTACAGGTTCAAAACTAAGCCTGCCGCTTTTAGCCGGAGCAGGACTTACCGGCCTTATAGGTACGCTTTTTATAAACCTTATTGTAAACACTTCAAAGATAGATACGGATGCGGCTCAAGGCATTGTATTGGGTGTATTTTTAGGCCTAGGTTTTTTACTCTTAACCTATGTTCAAAAACTGCCGGGAGCAGGAAAAAGCGGTCTCGACAAATTTATCTTCGGACAAGCAGCTACTATTACTCAACAAGATGTTATAAGTATCTTTATAGTTGAAACAATTATCCTTATTTTTATTATCCTTTTTTGGAAAGAACTTAAAATTTCAACATTTGATCCCGTCTTTTCTAAATCAATAGGCTTTTCACCCAAAGTAATAGAATTGATTTTAACTTTTTTAGTTGTAATAACTATAGTTATAGGAATACAATCTGTAGGAGTAATTCTTATGAGTGCTCTTTTAATGGCTCCGGCAGCAGCTGCAAGACAATGGACGGATAGACTGAGCATAATGTGTCTCCTATCTGCTTTTTTTGGAGCTGCATCGGGAATGGGCGGAGCTGTGATTTCTTCTCAGGTTTCAAAAATGCCTACAGGCCCTGTAATAGTTTGTTTTTTAACAGGTTTTACATTAATTTCAATTTTATTCAGCCCGCATAGAGGAATTATTCAATCAAAGATAAAAAAGTTTTATACAAAAAGAAATAAATATAAAAAGGAGATAGTTCTATGA
- a CDS encoding metal ABC transporter ATP-binding protein, with translation MNTGSEHSKENLIPAFCVEDLTLAYREKPVLWDIDVCVPQGAMEAVVSPNGAGKSTLLKAMMGILPIASGEIKIFGKSYRSQRKRIAYVPQRNSVDWDFPTRVLDVVLMGSYGNLGWIKRPGQKEKTEAMSALEKVGMLEFAKRQISELSGGQQQRVFLARALVQNADLYFMDEPFQGVDAATEQAIVKLLKELKENGKTLLVVHHDLQTVKDYFDRVLLLNVRLIAEGSVEDVFTEENLRKTYGGRIAYNSEKR, from the coding sequence ATGAATACAGGTTCAGAACATTCAAAAGAAAACTTAATTCCGGCTTTTTGTGTTGAAGACCTTACATTGGCTTACCGCGAAAAGCCTGTACTATGGGACATAGATGTATGCGTACCCCAAGGCGCAATGGAGGCTGTAGTCAGTCCCAATGGAGCCGGAAAATCCACCCTCCTTAAAGCAATGATGGGTATCCTTCCTATAGCATCGGGAGAAATAAAAATATTCGGAAAATCCTATAGGTCTCAAAGAAAAAGAATAGCCTATGTACCGCAGAGGAACTCGGTAGATTGGGATTTTCCGACAAGGGTTTTAGATGTTGTTTTAATGGGATCATACGGAAACTTAGGATGGATAAAAAGACCTGGGCAAAAGGAAAAAACGGAAGCTATGTCAGCATTGGAAAAAGTAGGAATGCTTGAATTTGCAAAGCGTCAAATAAGCGAACTTTCAGGCGGACAACAGCAAAGAGTTTTTTTGGCAAGAGCTCTTGTTCAAAATGCAGACCTTTATTTTATGGATGAACCATTTCAAGGAGTTGATGCAGCTACCGAACAGGCTATAGTAAAACTTTTAAAAGAACTAAAGGAAAATGGAAAAACTCTTTTGGTAGTACATCATGATCTTCAAACCGTGAAGGATTACTTTGACAGAGTACTCTTATTAAATGTAAGATTAATAGCTGAAGGAAGTGTTGAAGATGTTTTTACCGAAGAAAATTTACGAAAAACCTATGGAGGAAGAATAGCTTATAATTCTGAAAAAAGATGA
- a CDS encoding metal ABC transporter solute-binding protein, Zn/Mn family — protein MNTKKIFNLKISGLILLFGLAFFSCAKQEQKAGTSTAEGKIKLTATIGMVADIAKVVGGNEVDVQALMGAGVDPHLYRASAGDMEKLQKADIIFYSGLHLEAKMGEVLQKISSTRKTVAVAESIPKEYLLPFEESEFDPHVWFDVKLWKYATESVYKTLAEFAPQKKEIFKENYEAYLKSLNELDEFIKKRASEIPQEKRVLVTAHDAFNYFSKAYGFEVRGLQGISTVSEAGAKDVQELADFITKRKLPAIFVESSVPEKNVKALQEAVKARGYDVSIGGELFSDAMGDEGSFEGTYIGMLTHNINTIIDALKK, from the coding sequence ATGAATACAAAAAAAATATTTAATCTAAAAATAAGCGGCCTTATTTTACTATTCGGCTTAGCATTTTTTTCCTGCGCAAAACAAGAACAAAAAGCAGGCACATCCACGGCGGAAGGAAAAATAAAACTTACTGCAACAATAGGCATGGTTGCCGACATTGCAAAGGTTGTCGGCGGCAATGAGGTAGATGTGCAAGCTCTTATGGGAGCGGGAGTAGATCCCCACCTTTACAGGGCGAGTGCAGGAGATATGGAAAAACTTCAAAAAGCCGATATTATTTTTTACAGCGGGCTTCATCTTGAAGCAAAGATGGGAGAAGTTTTGCAAAAAATATCTTCTACACGCAAAACTGTAGCAGTTGCTGAAAGCATTCCTAAAGAATATTTATTACCCTTTGAGGAGTCCGAATTCGATCCCCATGTTTGGTTTGATGTAAAGCTATGGAAATATGCAACGGAATCGGTATATAAAACATTAGCGGAATTTGCTCCTCAAAAAAAAGAAATCTTTAAAGAAAATTATGAAGCCTATCTTAAAAGCCTTAACGAGCTTGATGAGTTTATTAAAAAGAGGGCTTCCGAAATTCCGCAAGAAAAAAGGGTCTTAGTTACAGCCCATGATGCTTTTAATTATTTTAGCAAGGCCTACGGCTTTGAAGTCAGAGGATTACAAGGCATAAGCACTGTAAGCGAAGCAGGAGCAAAGGATGTGCAGGAGCTTGCAGATTTTATTACAAAAAGAAAACTTCCGGCCATCTTCGTTGAAAGCTCGGTTCCCGAAAAAAATGTAAAGGCCTTGCAGGAGGCCGTAAAAGCCAGAGGCTATGATGTTTCAATCGGCGGAGAACTTTTTTCGGATGCTATGGGTGATGAGGGCAGTTTTGAAGGAACATATATAGGAATGCTCACTCATAATATAAACACGATAATAGATGCCTTAAAAAAATAA
- a CDS encoding pentapeptide repeat-containing protein: MFNFNKKTEYEDFLELLKKSDSLNSLNLSDLEFEGLDFSKKSFTGCTFSNSKFKNCNCSNLHLRMCFFDFCKIESCNFQNSDIQFSSFGGAKIIRTDFKNSELLQNNFNGIRAEDVSFNDSDLYSSRFMFSFLKNVYFQNCNLKKTLFLYSEEDGVSYKSSNTREAIFTEGDEFV; the protein is encoded by the coding sequence ATGTTTAATTTTAATAAAAAAACTGAATATGAAGATTTTCTCGAACTTTTAAAAAAATCGGATTCTTTGAACAGTTTAAATTTATCCGATTTGGAATTTGAAGGTTTGGATTTTTCAAAAAAATCTTTTACCGGATGTACTTTTTCAAACAGCAAATTTAAAAACTGTAATTGCAGCAACCTACACCTTAGAATGTGTTTTTTTGATTTTTGTAAAATAGAGTCTTGTAATTTCCAAAATTCCGATATTCAGTTTTCTTCATTCGGAGGGGCCAAAATAATCCGCACGGATTTTAAGAATTCCGAGCTTCTACAAAATAATTTTAACGGAATAAGAGCCGAAGATGTTTCCTTTAATGATTCGGATTTATACAGTTCGCGTTTTATGTTTTCGTTTTTAAAAAATGTATATTTTCAAAATTGCAACCTTAAAAAGACCTTGTTTCTATATTCGGAAGAAGATGGGGTTTCTTATAAGTCATCCAATACGCGTGAAGCTATATTTACAGAAGGAGATGAATTTGTATGA
- a CDS encoding MBL fold metallo-hydrolase codes for MKVYLHFSPQVFANTYLIGNEITKEAVIIDPAKITEKIINQIEKNEFALKAVLLTHNLENTYERGLKTILKIYNPKVYAGSCFSEDITINILRGDGCIDLAGYPVRYFAIPAHSSYSYMFQIENILFTGASISAGMIGQTYVSKTLQNILKIKLTTMDDNLVVMPFYGPPSSVKLERKYNISIFDKFEAASV; via the coding sequence ATGAAAGTTTATCTTCATTTTTCGCCGCAAGTTTTTGCAAATACTTATCTTATCGGAAATGAAATTACAAAAGAGGCTGTTATAATTGACCCTGCAAAAATTACCGAAAAGATAATCAATCAAATTGAGAAAAATGAATTTGCTCTTAAAGCGGTTTTATTGACTCATAATCTTGAAAACACTTATGAAAGGGGGCTCAAGACGATTTTAAAAATTTATAATCCGAAAGTTTATGCTGGAAGCTGCTTTTCGGAAGATATAACAATAAATATATTGAGAGGAGACGGCTGTATAGATTTAGCCGGTTATCCTGTAAGATATTTTGCAATTCCTGCACACTCATCATACTCTTATATGTTTCAAATTGAAAATATTTTATTTACAGGAGCATCTATATCTGCCGGTATGATTGGTCAAACATATGTATCAAAAACATTACAAAATATTTTAAAAATAAAATTGACAACTATGGATGATAATCTTGTTGTTATGCCATTTTACGGCCCCCCTAGTTCAGTGAAACTGGAGCGTAAATATAATATTTCTATTTTTGATAAATTTGAAGCAGCCTCCGTTTAA